One Gossypium hirsutum isolate 1008001.06 chromosome A08, Gossypium_hirsutum_v2.1, whole genome shotgun sequence genomic window, GATATCAATACTTTACACAAAAATAGTCGTTAGAGATGATTGGGTACTAATATTCTCAAGGCAAGTACTGATACCTTAAGAACATGTATTGATACCTTGCTcccctattttgaaaatttgactaTTGACTTCCAATATACAAATACCTAGAGCCTAGGTATTGATACCTCAAGGTatggtatcgatactttaccCTTCTAGATTGTATTTTTGACCACTGACTTGCAATTATCGATACATCGGTCTTAGTGACAGATATCAATACCTTGATGCGTGGTATCAATATTTTACCCTTCTTGAAGTTATTTTTAGCTACCGACTTAAAATGTACTAATACATCAATTTTAAGGACATATATAGATACTTTGATACATGGTATTAATACTTTACCCCTTTAAAAAGCATTTTTTATTACAGAATTACAATGTATCGATACACCACTCATGAGaataagtatcgataccttaaTACATGGTATCTATACTTAACTTTTGAAAGCTTGGATGACACTTTAAATCAATTTGGAAGGGTCTTGGAAgtagttaaaaataattttaaagcttGAAAGCATtcttgaaacttatttttgagtttttataagtttaaaattatcaaattaattttcacTTATTTGATTAATGGGTtgaattttattaagaaaattgaaagtaaaaagtaacaaatattttacattaaatttaaGGAATAAGTGCTCTAAATAATTTTATGAGATGTGTGAATTGAAACTTTTTTAGGATTCATGGAATatcaataaatcaataataaaattacaatcCATTGTTCACACCTTTCTTTTGGTGCAACATTGTTCACATTTCAGCCATAATAATTTATCCAGCAGCGTAGTTCATGCTCTctacttttactttttaaaaggaaaaattaatttaaaagaaaatgatgatTTGGGTTATTGAAATTTAGtttgattaatatgtatattattgttaatatgtAAGGATGTATGTTTGAGTGTGCTAAAGTGTATTATCCTCCAATTTATAGGTTTGGgggctatgagtagttctaggcattggattaaaaaaacatatataatcagaatctataataaaattcttttaaaaaaattgatggaaCGATCCCTTCAAATActagaattttcattttcttctatcAAACAAGTCGTTTTTTctctcttattattattattatattatttttgtcaCTCATCGGTTAAATTATTGATGGAGTGTTGATGTGATATTTTTCATTGTcttaataatatatttagttttttaatatttataaattttataatagttcaatgaaaacttttgaatagttcaataattattttataattttttgaagttaagtgatcaaaaagtaaatttactaataattttataatattaggtGCAacttttttaataacttttaaattttattaaggcataataatttatttggttatccaactttacaaaaaaaagttattttaattctctatttaatttttcgtaAAGTTATCGTTTGTTAATTTTAATGACGTGGCATTCAAGTAGCAATTTATGTGTATATCATataagcaattaattaattttttgaaattaaaaaaataataaataaaaaaattaactcatccATTATTttaggtgatttgacaaacagaataagtttaaagattaaaaaaataaaaaaaaattaaatagggaaaaaaacaaatttttttataaagtttgatgttcaaataaattattatttattttattaatttcttttgaGTTTTGGACATATTCTCTTaatcttgaattttctttttggacTGTTGTAATTTGTTTTCCAAATGTAATCCATCCTTAATTCAGGATTAAGTTAAACTTATGAAAAAACTGAttaattttaagattatttttttaataaattataaaaggaaattttttttaacaataatacGATCAATCGttactcaaatttaaattatacttgaaataataaaaccctaattGTCAACTTAACATACTATTTAAACCTAAACATACATATAGGGCAGTCAACACTCTAAATATCATACCAACTCTGGGTTGAACTTTAAGACTAGTTTAAACATTGCATAAAACATCTTACTTTTCCTTTCACAATTAAAACCAGCCACGTAATCAAGCTGGGTGGATTTGAATCCTTCCAATCCCAGCTCggttcaagaaaaaaaaatcaaccgGACGGTCGGTGGAGTCAACTGTCAAGTCTGGCTAGCTAGCTATCAgtgtagaaagaaagaaaaatataaataaataaataaagtgaaaattataataataataacaacaaataaattaaaggaAACTGCCAGCAAAGTCAAGGCTCCGATTTTTCACTTTCATCATACGCTACGCGCCCTTCAAGTTCTCTTAATCTTCGCATCTTTCGCCGGCTTCACCGTCTCAGATCTCCGGCCCAACTGTTTCGCTCACTCTCTTATTGGACTGATCGAAGTCCAAGTGCTTCTTCACTTTATCGGCGGCTATTTTCaggttatattttcttttattctatacttttttttttgtattttctttgatttttctcttcGGCTTTGAGACTAATTGTAGCTTTAGATTAACATTTAAGCGGATCAGTAACGCTAATTAATTTACGGATTTGCTGAGTGTTTTTTGGGAAATTATGATAAAAGAAAACGGGATTTTGAGTTTTGGCTGTTAGATTGGACCTTGTAAGTTACAGCTTGTTTGGTTAGTGGTTGATCTGCTTGATTAAGTGGTAGATGGTTTAACTTGGagaagtgtttttcaactttGTGCTGAGAAGAGATTATTGAAAAGAATTTGTGATCGTATCTGGATTTTGAGCTACTTTGGAACTGAATTATTGTGCTGGAAAACTTTTAGGTGGAAAAGTTGGTCAAATTCTAGGTTtgtgcaatttctttttcttttttgtggtTTTACTAGCAGTTTGCAGCGGCTAATTTAACGTTACTAAACTTTATATCCAATATGTTTACATGCATGTGGAATTTCAAGTTGGTTCTGACTTCTGAGTATGAATTTCCCGTGATATCATTGAATTTTTGCCTATGCCAGGCTGCATTTATATGATGAAATGAAAGGTCTAATTTACCCTATCTCTTGTTTCTTTGGGGATATCATGCGTAATAATGAAATGCTACAATCCGTGAGTTTACAGAATTTATCATCATTTGCATTCCTAGAAGGTTCTTTTTTTTGGTTCTTTCGCATGCCATATTCAATATCTTGAATGAGAGTCTTCAAATGATATGGGAGACTgctttggggaaatatatttagatttaagACAAAAATTAGATGAAGCAAATATGTTCTGTGGTATAGAAGATTTAAGATATGCATCAGATGGACATTTGGTTTGAGACAATCCAAAGGTTTTCATTTATATACGAGCCTCAAACACACACATAGTGGAAAAACTAAATGCATTTTGCTTCTACTTTTTTTGTCCTGTGCTCTTCCCATATGTAATTTGACCTGACAATTTTGGATACAGTACGAAAATGTGATATAAACACAATATTACATTTTCAAACACAACTAACATGACACAATTAATTCATGTATCATATTTGTGTTTATGATTTAACACATTTAATGAATTGTGTTTACACGATTCAGATGAGAAAAACGAGACAAGACACACCTGCATGGATTTCTagatttatttgtaattttgttgTATTGATTTGCATCTTCTATACCTGCAAGACATGTAAAGCATGGTGTGGTTAAGCTGTCCCCcacccccccttttttttcttttttcttttaacatttatactTACTTACATGCTTCCTTGGATTTCCAGAttggtattttacaaattagagATAATTGTCAAAGGATAGAGCCATGAGTTGTTTTGGCTGTTGTGAAGAAGATAATATCCACAATGCCACAGACAATGGAGGCCAATACATGGTTAAAAACTCAGCAGGTAatcctttggttgaattttgattcaGCCTCTGTGTGAACTTAACTTGCATATGTCTGCACCTTTAATACTGTGAACTAGTTTAATGAAGCATAATATGTAGGGTGGCATGAACTTCTTTGGTGCTTATGCTCATAGTCAGTTGTTAAATTGTAGCTTGTTTAttagctttaattttattttcctataaaaaaattattttgcttgatttttgttaGAATGATATCTACACATGTATGTGCTATTTTCttcaacctaatttttttttactactcGATATTGATGCATGTTTGACTCTATCTTTTGAATGTTATGTCTGGGTATGCTTTGTGCTCACTTTACACTGAATCTGTTGGTCTAATCTGGGCTGAATTTTTCCACAGGAAATGTTGGGGGTTACCATACATCTGAAACTGCATCGAAGAGTGCTCAAACTGTGAAGGTTCAGCCTATTGAAGTCCCTGCTATTCTGgcagatgaattgaaggaaatcaCAGATAACTATGGTAACGATGCTTTGATTGGAGAAGGTTCATATGGTCGAGTTTATTATGGAGTTCTTAAAAGCGGAGAGGCTGCAGCGATAAAAAAGTTAGATGCCAGCAAGCAACCAGATGATGAATTTTTAGCCCAGGTTCAGTCGACAGCTATAATTCATTGCATTTATCACATCCTGATATAATTTTAGAGTTCCATATTTATATCCATTGATGTTTGGATTTTCAGGTTTCCATGGTATCAAGGTTGAAGCATGAAAACTTTGTTCAGTTGCTTGGTTATTGTGTTGATGGGAGTTCTCGTATACTTGCCTATGAGTTTGCTTCTAATGGTTCACTGCATGATATTCTCCACGGTATGCATGATGATGCTTTGTTCATTGCTCCTGCTAATCATATATAGGGATGTAACAATGCTTGAAGGAAAGATCTCTTCGTGatgttattataaaaaatttcttCCTTTATTGAAAACAAAGCATCTGGTTTGTGATTTTTATGTTGTGCTGTTAATATTGCAAGATTACTATTCCTTTGATGCAGGGAGAAAAGGTGTTAAGGGAGCTCAGCCAGGCCCTGTTCTGACATGGGCACAAAGAGTGAAAATTGCTGTAGGAGCTGCAAAAGGGCTTGAGTACTTGCATGAGAAGGCTGATCCTCACATCATTCATCGTGACATAAAGTCTAGCAATGTGCTCATATTTGATGATGATGTGGCAAAGATTGCAGATTTTGATTTATCTAATCAGGCTCCTGATATGGCAGCCCGTCTTCATTCCACTCGTGTACTTGGAACCTTTGGTTATCATGCTCCTGAGTAAGTTATCTGTTATATTTATTTTGTCGAAGTTAAATAGTGTATTGATTTTTGGTACCTAAAATGAAGTAGATTTTCATATGATTACTGAGATGTTTCAGGGAACAAGCATAAAATGTCTAAAATTTCTTCTTATATATAGCTTGATTTAAGATAGAATACCTTGAAAATTGACTGTTCTTTGGCAGATACGCGATGACTGGGCAATTAAATGCCAAGAGTGATGTATACAGCTTTGGTGTTGTGCTGCTGGAGCTTTTGACTGGAAGAAAACCTGTTGATCATACTTTACCCCGTGGACAGCAAAGCCTAGTGACATGGGTACTCTTCTGCAACTTGTTTCCGTATATCCAGCCTCTGTTTCATTGTTAAACTTTTCAGGCATGGCTGATTAATGAGAGCTTTGAATTCTGTTAGGCTACACCAAGACTTAGTGAAGACAAGGTTAGGCAGTGTGTTGATCAAAGACTAGGAGGAGATTATCCTCCCAAGGCCGTCGCCAAGGTATTAATATGCTTGGTTGCTCCCAATAATATCCGTTTTCTATTCACACCCACAATTTCCGTGTTATGCTAATATTTTTAAGAGGCTGCATCAAACCTTGTTTTAACCTTAAACCTATCCTGATCTATCCTGGCCAGATGTTTCCTTTGGTATGCTCACTGAATGCCAATGTGATCTGTCATGTATGTATGCCTAAAGCAGTTTGGTGTTCTGATTGCAGATGGCTGCAGTTGCTGCATTATGCGTGCAATATGAAGCTGATTTTAGGCCAAATATGAGCATCGTTGTCAAAGCTCTTCAGCCACTGTTGAATGCCCGGCCTGGACCTGCCGGTGAAACACCAAGCACATAATATGTGTTCTCCCACTCTTTCTATCTCTGTTCTGTCTGTGTGCGCAGAAGTGTTCACACAACCAAGCATCCAGAATTTATAATGAGGGGATAAATTTTAGAAGGTGATGATAATTTGTTTATTCAGAGTGCCGTATGCATCTATTATATACTCGTATTCGATTTGTTCATAATGTGAGgtgttcttttaattattattgttattattatttttaggttcTTGCATATATATGTTGATGGTCTTCTTGTATCctttttttgtctaaatttaaTCATAACCTTATCTTCCTTTCATGAAATTGTtagcttttcctttttcttttaaatggtTTTGCATCTTTGGTTGCTCGGATTACAAGAAATCACcatgaatgaaagaatatattATGGACAAGCTAGATTGTACCCCGAACCGAGCTGAGTTCAAGCTATAAAAAGTTAACTTTGTGCTTAATTAGGTGAGGGAAATGGGATTGTTTGGGATTGAATTCAAGCTTTTATGCTCACAATATAATGCTTTTGCCCTTTAGGTGGTTGGCCAAGTTGATGTTTTGTTGTCCTAATTAACaagtaaaaaagttaaaatgggTTCAAGTATAATTTAAAGTTGAATTCGAATAATCAGTATTTTATTTACTGTTGTAATCTTATATACAAAGCAACCTATGTTTGGCATTTGTTTTGACAATTCAATATGTGCATTTTGCAGACTAGTGCTGTACTTTAGATTGAtgtgttcaattaaataattaaataatgacatgTCACGTATCACGTGTATTTCATGTTGATATATATGGATCATTTTAACtgaataaattgataaaaattttgaaagaatgattagtttgttctttgatctaatgtataatgattgttttattaatttttttagtgaaaGAGTTAAAACGCAATTTAATTCTAGTATAATGACCTTCCTGATACTTTtattaataattcattaataGGTTTAACGTTTTAATTTTAACTCCAACAAAGCACATAAAAAGCATGGAAGtgttttattttgagttttggctcgaaaatgGCAACGGTTTTGTTTAACTCTTTTTTGAAAAGTTATTAGAGATTACTAAGGTTATGTTTGATAAGCTTGAAAAATAATTCTAAGAACTTGAGggttgaatttaaattataaaaaaaattatttggtatgttagttaaaattaaatattaaatatgattttattttttgataaaaaataatagaatattaaatgaaacggaataaaataaaaaatgattgaatttattCTATATTAAGTAATATGTAAGCCTCTTTTTACTTATAATTTTCTACACATTTTTGTAGAAAAAataatctatttattattttttataatgggTTATCAAATGCgtttaaaaaattaagttgttgaaaatattaatttttagttattgaatttttttgaacactTTATCAAACCGGGCTTAAATATGTTTAGTTATggtaatattttttatgaaaattgtaataatattatttaaattaaaatttccacCACCATCCTAGTCAACTTATTTTCTcgcaaaatagtaaataattgttttatttattactagAATATGTAAAAGCATCAAGGAAGTCCCTATACTTAGGGATGaattgtaataccccatacccgtacctgagaccgggataggatacgaggtattaccgagattttcagaataatttcaattaatttatattatttagtattcattttcatgtttcatataacatccttttcatatattcaattcaaaatatcatataaaatacgatccaatacttaaattgtcatatttacatgcttattcaggatatacgaacctacctgactaaattgcagaaataccaagatttaggggcatattggtaatttaccattttcccaaatttcacccaatcttaaattgataatttcattcagtttattaatttagataataaaacaattcattcccttcaatttagtcatttttaacattttacaaaaatttaccccctaaagttttacttttattcaatttagtccatgagcttaaaacatgcaaattagtcatgctaactgaatattcatatatattttcctcctcctcctctccattcaacatccttaatgtatataacacttgtaagtaacattatctataatttttattatttacttttatggatATTCAAGCTgcccatctgtgtcatagtcactaaattgtttatatctggagctataaaactcaaaattaagatctgctaattttccctaaaactagactcatatatctttttaccataaaattttcagaattttttatttagccaataagtacagtttattctttaaagttatccttgttctgctgtctgacagtttcgacccttcttcactaaaaattaattatctcacagtacaaaactcggataatattcccgttgatttttcataaaaatagactcattacgaattctaaaaatataactttaagtctctaattatttttatccaattttttgtgatttttcaaagtcagaacaggaaaacccgaattcattctgaccttgtctcacaaaattcactatatctcataatttacaattcaattgcttatagcgtttcttctataagaaactaggctcaataagctttaattctatattttattcatcctctaattcaatttctacaatttttggtgatttttcaaacttagactactgctgctgtccataatagtcttagtgcaaaatgttgattttctatttttaatttcaatttaatcctaactaaattcacttacttttttttatcttaattcatactttatttctactcaatttttaaccaaacttagacataattatctatttttcatcataaaaccgtaatttcaaaattctttcaatttagtccttaaagcataaaacttatgaatcactttacaattcaatccttatttcatttctaacttgaatttctatcaatttagcccttaattcatcattttactcaacatgaacattatctagaaatctaataactttcaaaatatcaacttaatttcatcaaaatcttgttccaaagcttctaaaacatcaaaattaagtaaaaaagactaaattgacttacctattaaacttccaagcttcaaaccttcaattttctcttttcttctttcttttcattctaattctttctttttttttatttactttacttttaataataatatattatatacttatataataagcaaACATATATGTGTATTACAAGTGTATGTATACTATTAGtacacatataaattatttttaccatAGACTTgtcttatatttaatttatttatcaaataatatcaattaaataatagtaaatacattaattatttacttaaataataagtgaatacatacatgtattacaaatgtatgtattatattaattacacatgtattttatttttgccatacacttggcactcttttttggcttatttgccttttagtccatttacttttctttattctataattaaactttcactcttcattcaatttaattcatttatctaattatccttaattaagctaaattcacttaattaaactctaattaatcactcattttacttcgtaaatatttttaaataaatatttacgaatccacttTTCACAAATAGAGATCCGAAATTATACTTTCTCAGTatcggtaaaattcgggtcattacatgaATTGCATTTCGACCCCTCTATTGAAAAAATGGGGAATACATTTCGAAATGTGTAATACATTTCGAAATGTGTAAATTAGTTTCATcgttaaattttatttgttaaatgatgatgtAGAACGTTAATTTGAATGGCTAATTACTAATTTGGTCCCTGAACTATagctaaaatatcattttgatttttttaaaaatttcttaacaataattctaaaaaaatttaaataaatataaattattaaaaatattaaaaattatgttaaaatatttttaaaataaaaaaatttctaaaaattcaaaatatatatgtaaaatatctaattttttttaaaaaaaattattaaaatttcaagtttaaacAAAAAACCAAATCTTTTTACAAGactttcttctcaattttacaaaaaccataaaaaaaaaattcatatgctTGATCGAAGCCTATACATAATaaaaacttgattgaagaaaaaaaaaacctaaaaattttgattgtaaataagataaaaattaaaattaacatattcACAGTTAATGTCATAATTCCCTTAAAAACTAAACTTAAATTGTTGATTAAGCTTGATTAGTACGAGTGCAGGAGGATATCAGTTTGAGTGTACTAAaacgtattatcctcttatttattctagttattgtgtcaaaaaaaatatcatcactccaaaataaaatatttaatttttttctttatttttttataaacaataagatttatttaaaaattaatttaccttactgctttaatttaaaaaaactattattaataAACCCTCTAgtttatgaaattaaaagaaaacaaaaaaaataagcaGAATtgacaatttaaacaattaaccCACAACAATGTCAATTGGGAACAAAAGTAACACAAAAAAGGATGGGAGAAGAGAGAGAAGATTCGCAGAAGCTGAAGAAGATGGCGGCCGCTGCCTACGATTACGAGAACGACCCAAGGTGGGCAGACTATTGGTCCAATGTCTTGATTCCTCCTCACATGGCATCTCGCTCCGATGTGGTTGATCATTTCAAGCGCAAGTTCTACCAGCGCTGTATCGTAtgtttcttgtctttctttttctttttataatagtTCTATCAATTTGTGCTTTGGGTTTATTTAAgattttccatttgtttctctacGAATTTGGAATCTGGGTTTCTTTCTGTTTTGTGTTTGTCAGCTGATTAAGGGAGAATTGCAATTTcacgtttaattttttttttgtaaccctTGTTTATTGTGTTATGTGTTGGTAGGTTAGAATTTGATGGTTGGAACTTTTGGTATATGGGCTTTTCTTTTTCACCTCAAATCTTATTTTGTTGTTCTTCAATTTTGGAACTTGTGAATTTATATATGATTTCTTTGGTAACTTGAAAACAAAGCATCTATAGGTAGGGATGACAAACGTCAGTAGCCACTGCTTCGATTTAACACATTCATTTCTTCTTGAGATAGTTTTTGCTACTTCAGTCTTTAAATGTTAGCTATCACTTGGCCAGTTGGCCCCTCAGGAAAAAAAGCCATtgcggtaaaagtaccatggaggcccttgtactTGTACTAGgaatcagattgcattttgctctcACTACTTAAAAATTGCGCAAATTAGTCTCTATa contains:
- the LOC121204907 gene encoding pto-interacting protein 1; its protein translation is MSCFGCCEEDNIHNATDNGGQYMVKNSAGNVGGYHTSETASKSAQTVKVQPIEVPAILADELKEITDNYGNDALIGEGSYGRVYYGVLKSGEAAAIKKLDASKQPDDEFLAQVSMVSRLKHENFVQLLGYCVDGSSRILAYEFASNGSLHDILHGRKGVKGAQPGPVLTWAQRVKIAVGAAKGLEYLHEKADPHIIHRDIKSSNVLIFDDDVAKIADFDLSNQAPDMAARLHSTRVLGTFGYHAPEYAMTGQLNAKSDVYSFGVVLLELLTGRKPVDHTLPRGQQSLVTWATPRLSEDKVRQCVDQRLGGDYPPKAVAKMAAVAALCVQYEADFRPNMSIVVKALQPLLNARPGPAGETPST